From a region of the Candidatus Limnocylindrales bacterium genome:
- a CDS encoding DUF4336 domain-containing protein, whose product MKTRRSIFDRMIRLVRPALLAGFAPPPTQLATNLWTIDRRLRMPGGPILPTRTTIVVLDDGGLLVISPPPVEAGGLEALDAIGPVRHVLVPNSFHHLNAGRFMSHYPDASFWAAPGLFSRVPGLPAGSEITESAPREWSGAVELAILQPTSEVSEVALFHRKSATLVLTDLAFHMVRFSGVGEKLLWLLSGVPPAFGPSRTARMLLLRDRRLSEPFLRRIAEWPFQRILVAHGDPVDVDARAVFRRAFAAWLPAAREGDALRSTT is encoded by the coding sequence GTGAAGACCAGGCGCTCCATCTTCGATCGTATGATCCGGCTGGTGCGGCCGGCGCTGCTCGCCGGCTTCGCACCGCCTCCCACGCAGCTCGCGACGAATCTGTGGACGATCGATCGCCGTCTTCGCATGCCGGGCGGTCCGATCCTTCCGACCAGGACGACGATCGTCGTTCTCGATGATGGAGGGCTTCTCGTCATTTCACCGCCGCCGGTAGAGGCCGGAGGACTCGAAGCACTCGATGCAATCGGTCCGGTTCGGCACGTGCTGGTTCCGAACAGTTTCCATCACCTGAATGCCGGCCGCTTCATGAGCCACTATCCGGACGCATCGTTCTGGGCTGCACCGGGACTCTTTTCGCGCGTGCCCGGCCTTCCGGCCGGCAGCGAGATTACCGAATCCGCACCGCGCGAATGGTCGGGCGCCGTCGAGCTCGCGATCCTGCAACCGACCAGCGAGGTTTCGGAAGTCGCGCTGTTCCATCGCAAAAGCGCGACGCTGGTGCTTACCGATCTTGCGTTTCACATGGTGCGGTTTTCCGGAGTCGGCGAGAAGCTGCTGTGGCTGCTCTCGGGCGTTCCACCGGCATTCGGCCCGAGCCGCACCGCGCGAATGCTGCTGCTTCGCGACCGCCGATTGTCGGAACCGTTCCTGCGCCGGATCGCCGAATGGCCGTTCCAAAGAATTCTCGTGGCACACGGCGACCCGGTCGACGTCGATGCACGCGCCGTCTTCCGCCGCGCTTTTGCAGCCTGGCTTCCCGCCGCACGCGAAGGTGACGCGCTGCG